The Malus sylvestris chromosome 12, drMalSylv7.2, whole genome shotgun sequence genome contains a region encoding:
- the LOC126593249 gene encoding putative disease resistance protein At1g50180, whose product MAEVVVSFVVERLGDLLIEKAILLHGVKQNVEQIGLELRRMQCFLKDADKRQDEDDSLRNWVSEIREVAYDAEDVIGTFTIKIATPISNPLKRYACFFDRASNLNQVGSEIEAIKARISDLTRSTQTYGLSVVRDHQGSSSIAFEKQRQLRWSYSHVIDDHIVGLQGNINELVVELMNEEKHGRVVSICGMGGLGKTTLAKEVYRNDRVRRYFEGSAWAYISQQCKPRDVWEGILIKLTSPSKEERDHILKLRDEELAKKLYQVQMEKKYLMVLDDIWTIEAWKILSPAFPSSGKGCSRILLTTRNKDVASFVDRSGLHEPRNLTEEEGWELLQKKAVPRNGNPDFIRSKDKEQLGREIVKKCAGLPLAIVVLGGLLATKETVHEWDIVHRDILSYLKRAKGDEQHSTVPEVLALSYHDLPFQLKPCFLYLSHFPEDFEIPRRKLVQLWIAEGIVSPHHEAEGDETIEDVAERYLGYLINRCMVQVGTLGSTGKIKTCRLHDLMRDLCLSKAKQENFLQIIHYPDENMVVNSSSSRMLSETTSTGKTRRLAVFLPSQVDNLIPSKYKEDSHLSLRSLIFFHASKCRLVNWLLTRTIFEFKMLKVLDLEGVKGPYEKLPKDIGDLVQLQFLSLKKTHIQALPSSIGNLIHLKTLNLQTISKLSWDLTVQIPNVIWKMERLRHLYLPKWCGNAVDKLQLGNLINLQTLVNFPANKCDVEDLRKLTNLRKLVLNDPKHFKSLVKIFSPQSRTLSCLESLSLTSETLSFPDDGVDVRQLMLSCRRLQKLHVEGRIEKLPEYHQFPPNLAKLTLWGSNLEEDPMPTLERLPNLRILSGWQMFAGKKMVCSNQGFPKLKSLLLRGFSNLEDWTMEEGAMPSLCRLEISSCIKLKMIPDSLRFVKTLQELEIYGCLFKVNMGSEGEDFYKVQHVPSIVIRN is encoded by the exons ATGGCAGAGGTTGTGGTATCATTTGTTGTTGAGAGACTTGGGGACCTGCTAATCGAGAAAGCCATCTTGTTACATGGGGTCAAGCAAAACGTTGAGCAGATCGGACTCGAACTAAGGCGGATGCAATGCTTCTTGAAAGATGCTGATAAGAGGCAAGACGAAGATGATAGCCTTCGAAATTGGGTTTCCGAGATCAGAGAAGTTGCTTACGATGCCGAGGATGTCATTGGGACTTTTACCATCAAAATTGCAACACCAATTTCCAATCCACTAAAAAGGTACGCTTGTTTTTTCGACCGAGCCTCAAACCTTAATCAAGTTGGGTCTGAGATTGAGGCCATCAAAGCTAGAATCTCTGACCTTACTAGAAGTACACAAACTTACGGCTTGAGTGTTGTAAGAGATCACCAGGGCTCGTCGAGTATCGCGTTTGAGAAGCAAAGACAATTGAGGTGGTCTTATTCCCATGTTATTGATGACCATATCGTTGGTTTACAAGGAAATATAAACGAACTAGTGGTGGAGCTCATGAATGAAGAAAAACACGGTCGAGTTGTGTCCATTTGTGGGATGGGTGGTTTGGGAAAGACCACTCTTGCCAAGGAAGTTTACCGCAATGATCGTGTTAGGCGTTATTTTGAGGGTTCTGCGTGGGCATATATATCTCAACAATGCAAACCAAGGGATGTTTGGGAAGGTATTCTGATTAAACTAACCTCTCCGTCGAAAGAGGAGAGGGATCATATTTTGAAATTGAGAGACGAAGAGCTTGCAAAGAAGCTTTATCAAGTTCAAATGGAGAAGAAATATTTGATGGTTCTTGATGACATTTGGACGATTGAGGCCTGGAAAATTCTAAGTCCTGCCTTCCCATCGTCGGGAAAAGGGTGCAGCAGAATATTGCTTACAACTCGTAATAAAGATGTAGCTTCCTTTGTAGACCGAAGCGGTCTTCATGAGCCGAGGAATTTAACTGAAGAAGAGGGTTGGGAGTTGCTTCAGAAGAAGGCAGTTCCAAGAAATGGTAATCCAG ATTTTATCAGGAGCAAAGATAAGGAGCAGTTAGGGAGGGAAATTGTCAAAAAGTGTGCTGGCTTGCCTTTGGCCATTGTTGTGCTTGGCGGACTTTTGGCTACTAAAGAAACAGTGCACGAGTGGGATATCGTCCACAGAGATATTCTTTCGTATCTAAAGCGAGCCAAAGGGGACGAGCAACACTCTACGGTACCTGAGGTTTTGGCTTTGAGCTATCATGATTTGCCTTTTCAATTAAAACCCTGTTTCCTTTATTTGAGTCACTTTccggaagattttgaaattccGCGGAGAAAACTGGTTCAATTATGGATTGCAGAAGGCATTGTATCGCCACATCATGAAGCAGAGGGAGATGAAACAATAGAGGATGTTGCAGAACGCTACTTGGGTTACTTGATTAATAGGTGCATGGTTCAAGTTGGAACTCTTGGATCAACCGGAAAAATTAAAACTTGCCGCCTCCATGATCTTATGCGTGACTTGTGTTTGTCGAAAGCAAAGCAGGAAAACTTTCTCCAGATTATTCATTATCCGGATGAAAATATGGTGGtgaattcttcttcttctcgcaTGCTTTCTGAAACAACATCAACTGGTAAAACTCGCAGACTTGCTGTCTTCTTACCTTCACAAGTCGATAATCTTATCCCATCCAAATACAAAGAAGATTCCCACCTCAGTCTCAGGTCCCTTATATTTTTCCATGCAAGCAAGTGTAGATTGGTAAATTGGCTGCTTACAAGAACAATTTTTGAGTTCAAAATGCTCAAAGTTCTCGATCTTGAAGGTGTCAAGGGACCGTATGAAAAGTTACCTAAAGATATCGGGGACTTGGTTCAATTGCAGTTTCTAAGTTTGAAGAAAACACATATACAAGCTTTGCCATCATCCATCGGCAATTTGATCcacttgaaaactttaaatttgcaaaccataAGTAAATTGAGTTGGGATCTGACAGTGCAAATTCCGAATGTGATCTGGAAGATGGAAAGGCTAAGGCATTTATATCTTCCCAAGTGGTGTGGCAATGCAGTTGATAAGCTGCAACTGGGAAATCTCATCAATTTGCAGACACTTGTAAACTTTCCTGCAAACAAATGTGACGTAGAAGATCTTCGCAAGTTGACCAATCTCAGAAAATTGGTGTTGAATGatccaaaacatttcaaaagttTGGTGAAAATTTTCAGTCCCCAAAGCAGAACGTTAAGCTGCCTCGAGTCCCTGTCCTTGACAAGTGAGACACTTTCGTTCCCTGATGATGGTGTTGATGTTAGACAACTAATGTTAAGTTGTCGCCGTCTACAAAAATTGCACGTGGAAGGGCGGATAGAGAAGCTGCCGGAATACCATCAGTTCCCTCCAAACCTTGCCAAGTTAACATTGTGGGGCTCTAACCTTGAGGAAGATCCAATGCCAACACTGGAAAGACTGCCTAACTTGAGAATTTTAAGCGGATGGCAAATGTTCGCTGGGAAGAAAATGGTCTGCTCTAACCAAGGTTTCCCAAAACTCAAGTCTCTACTCCTCCGAGGGTTTTCTAATTTAGAGGATTGGACGATGGAAGAAGGAGCCATGCCTAGTCTTTGTCGTTTGGAAATATCGAGTTGCATCAAACTGAAGATGATTCCGGATTCTCTGAGGTTTGTGAAAACACTTCAGGAATTGGAGATATATGGATGCCTATTCAAGGTCAACATGGGAAGTGAAGGAGAGGATTTTTACAAAGTGCAACATGTACCGTCCATTGTAATCCGCAACTGA